Proteins encoded by one window of Ignavibacteriota bacterium:
- the purH gene encoding bifunctional phosphoribosylaminoimidazolecarboxamide formyltransferase/IMP cyclohydrolase: protein MISPDRHQIKKAIVSVSDKSGIVEFCRELVSLDIEIYSTGGTAKLLENEGIDVKSVSEITNFPEILDGRVKTLHPAIHAGLLADLGKIEHKNQLETMSFESIDLLVVNLYPFEDTLKNPKATHEMLIENIDIGGPTMLRSAAKNYKWTLPVINLSRYNEIIDLLKNNNCTIPEKYRSLLAGEVFTFTAYYDSLISGYLNKFNQVEIPEKLTIPVAKEYDLRYGENPHQKAALLGNFSSLFEKLHGKELSFNNIIDINAASQLILEFDEPTLAIIKHTNPCGVATGKNLKEAWEKAFATDNVSPFGGIVAVNRKIDAETAEAIHDIFLEVIIAPDYSQEALTILTKKRDRRLIRTDFDKLRDAITHDIRSVAGGLLMQTADNELKDDANIRVVTEKQPSEYELRAMMFAWKISKHVKSNAIVYTSDDRTLAIGAGQMSRVDSSRIAVEKAKTMGIDLAGSVVASDAFFPFADGLLQAVDAGAVAVIQPGGSVRDNEVIEAANQNKITMIFTNMRHFRH, encoded by the coding sequence ATGATTAGTCCTGATAGACATCAAATTAAAAAAGCTATAGTCTCTGTATCTGATAAAAGCGGTATAGTAGAGTTTTGCAGGGAACTTGTAAGCCTTGATATTGAAATTTATTCTACTGGTGGCACCGCTAAACTTTTAGAAAATGAGGGAATTGATGTAAAAAGCGTGTCTGAAATTACAAATTTCCCTGAAATTTTAGATGGTCGGGTCAAAACCCTTCACCCGGCTATACACGCAGGTTTACTTGCTGATTTGGGTAAAATTGAACATAAAAATCAATTGGAAACAATGTCCTTCGAATCAATTGATTTATTAGTTGTCAATTTGTATCCTTTTGAAGATACACTTAAAAATCCAAAAGCAACTCACGAAATGCTGATTGAAAATATTGATATTGGCGGTCCGACTATGCTCCGTTCAGCGGCAAAGAATTACAAATGGACTTTGCCTGTAATCAATCTTTCCCGCTATAACGAAATTATTGATTTGCTTAAAAATAATAATTGCACAATTCCGGAGAAATACCGCTCACTGCTTGCAGGTGAAGTATTTACTTTTACGGCTTATTATGATTCTCTTATAAGTGGATATCTGAATAAATTTAATCAGGTAGAAATTCCCGAGAAACTTACAATACCGGTTGCAAAAGAATATGATTTGCGATATGGAGAAAACCCGCATCAGAAAGCAGCTTTATTAGGTAATTTTAGCTCACTATTCGAAAAACTTCATGGCAAAGAATTATCTTTTAATAACATAATTGATATCAATGCAGCTAGTCAGCTTATTTTGGAATTTGACGAGCCGACTTTAGCAATCATTAAGCATACCAATCCTTGTGGAGTAGCAACGGGTAAAAATCTGAAAGAAGCTTGGGAAAAGGCTTTCGCAACAGATAACGTATCACCGTTTGGCGGTATTGTTGCTGTGAATCGCAAGATTGATGCCGAAACAGCAGAAGCAATTCATGATATTTTCCTGGAAGTTATAATTGCCCCTGACTATAGCCAGGAAGCATTAACAATACTGACTAAAAAACGTGACCGAAGACTTATCAGGACAGATTTTGATAAGTTGCGTGATGCTATTACTCATGATATAAGATCAGTTGCAGGCGGGTTACTTATGCAAACTGCAGATAACGAACTTAAAGATGATGCAAATATCAGAGTCGTTACCGAAAAGCAGCCAAGTGAGTACGAACTTCGCGCTATGATGTTTGCATGGAAGATTTCCAAACACGTCAAATCAAATGCGATAGTTTATACAAGTGATGACCGCACACTTGCTATTGGTGCAGGACAGATGTCGAGAGTAGACTCTTCAAGAATAGCTGTCGAAAAAGCTAAAACTATGGGTATTGACCTCGCAGGAAGTGTCGTAGCATCTGATGCATTTTTTCCGTTTGCTGACGGTTTGCTTCAGGCAGTTGATGCAGGTGCTGTTGCTGTTATTCAGCCGGGTGGTTCGGTTCGGGACAATGAAGTAATTGAAGCAGCAAATCAAAATAAAATAACTATGATATTTACAAATATGAGACATTTCAGGCATTAA